The following nucleotide sequence is from Bactrocera oleae isolate idBacOlea1 chromosome 2, idBacOlea1, whole genome shotgun sequence.
CAATGCGGCACATTTTTGTGTTTGATAAATGCATAATGCTTATTGATATATAAATGTTCGTATCAGTGTTCATGCGTttctacgtacatacatatgtatgtacatatacaagtagaaAGTTATGCTTTGGCACTTCACCAAAAAGACTAAAATAGTTCTTAACTTACCCGGCAGAGTCTACATTTTCTAGAAAGAAACATTTCCAATTGTTTAGCTAATATCGGCgccgtttattttttgttaagcaGCCGCGCTATAGATTATGTACATTTATAAGAAGTAAGGAAGCctatgttcgggtgtaaccgaagatGTTATACTCCCACTTTCCAAGTATAAAAACCGGGTAATACTtacaggtgttggcaaaactttatattatattaaacaagaaaaatacgTTGACTTCGGGCCTTTACAAGTATATTGATTTTAAGCGATACATACACAGCAATATGCCACAATGATATGATCTGAACAAGTTGCTCGGAGATTGTTGCGCTGCTGAGATAATATTCTAtatagtatttacatatatcaaaTTTACTGAAGTtatgttgtcaaataaaaaagttttccacagaagaacatgttgttgttgttgtagcgacaagGAAGaatatgattttgatcggtcagtttgtacaaCAGCTACATACTTATACCATATGTTATTGTGaaccgatctgaacaacttGTACGGGATGCAAATGCTCCACTTTACTAAAAGTCTCTGTACCAAATTCGTATAGTTTggtttaatggcattttgtgggcttggcagtggtccgattttaCCCAACTGCAATTCTTACTTCCTTATGGTGCCAAAATAGATGTGTACCaccaagatatctcaattaatactcaagttatcgctttcaCGTAAGGACAGATCAATAGTCACCCGGACTTGAACACGACTTGTCATTATGATGACTCCACTTGTACATCTATCTCGATCAGTTTTAGTTGTTACAGAAAAACcataagtgaacaaaactattatactctgtcgcAAAATGTTGCGagtgtattaaaatatatgcatagcATTTGAATGCATATAAATGGGCATGCGTCTGCATACATTCTTGATACGTGcttgttttcaaaatatgtttgtgGTTAGCGAATTTATTTGCCGTGTAACGGCTCGAAATGGAAATGTTGATAAGAAAAGGCAAATATAAATTTCCAGGAATAATATTAAGGCGATTGTAAGTAAATGGTTTCGTGATAAAGTGCTTAATACTTCTtggttcaataaaaaaaaacgttaacttcgaagCTACTtgtataatacctttcacagaacttgattccgatcgttaaatttgtatggcagctatatgctatagtggtccgatatcggccgttccgagaaatgagcagctttttagtgagaaaagggcaggtgcaaaatttcagaacgatagcttaaaaactgaaggactagtttgtataagtatatacagacagacggacggacatagctaaagcaactcagctcatcatgctgaacatttatttttatattatatagggtctccgacgtttcctgctgtgtgttacaaacttcgtggcaaacttagcataccctgttcagggtataataagtatatacttatCGTGGTAAGCAAAACTAGCTATTCTGTTTTTGTGCCTTGGATGATTTGTaagcaattaataaataatattaatgtttacATTATGTACAAAAGAAAACCTTAAAGAAACTGCTCATGGCTTCaccaatacacacacatttatcaTGTCAGTACTGTCGGTCAATTTATGCGTCATTGACTCTcactgttattttttaaaagagaCCCTTATGATTTACATATATTGTTTACTATAgctttacatatgtaagaatgaaataACTGCATAGTACTGTcaccactgacagtcaaatgaacagtgaaaataaaatgaCTGTTAATGTTTATGATTTTaccaaaacaaaatttgaagcTGAAAATTTTACCCCAAGCCactaataataatttgattttataaacaaaactgaatttttcaaaactcattacaatattaaagctatgtaaatatgtacatatgtgtggtatattaaatattgtttatattcaCATGCAACAATAAACAGTTTTcactttcatacatatgtatgcatatatatatattttatataaacacaaatacGTGGCTGCAGATCGGTTGTCGTTAGTAAACATATACAGTAGgtcattttgttaaaaacagcCACCACTTCTGGCAATTGTTCACTGTATCAAGTTTAGAATTGGTACAGAAAGATTAACCATTTAACTTCATATACACGCAAAATCAAACTTGACTCGGAGGGTTCCATTCTAATTGCGCGCGAAACccgaatcaataaaaaaaatttttttttcttatcctTTTTAATCTTCATATGTAGTTTATCACGTTGGCTGCCAGTGCCATGCAAAAAATACACAATACACATGCGTTTTGAATTATAGGCGTGTATCACCGTTGATACATTGGCAACTGGGGATGGCTTTTCGTTGTGATCACCGGTGAAGCACTGGCAGCCAACGTGTTAATATGTCGATTAGTGTGTATTTGGAagctaatttaattatattaattatttatttaaaatatggaAATTTCGCCTAAAAGTGAACGGGTTCATGCCCATTGCttacttttttcacatattcACATGTAGCACTTTCGTCAGTTTTAATCGTTACATGTGGAGTGGGCATGCTTATTAACCGATTTCACGATGTTAAAGtagtagaaaaaaatgtaaccATTAAGTTTTGCTTGGTATACAatcaatgtatataaatatgtatagagCTTTAGTAGAGTCGgagatacatatgtaagtacctacatacatacatacatatataaaacttacTAGAGGGCACTTTATAGTTTTTCGCTGAATAGCATTTTGTTGGCGTGACGATTTTGTTCATTATACCTAGAgaggggtatattaagtttgccacgaagtttgtaacatccagaaggaagcgtcggagaccctataaaatatatacttacataagtatgtacatatatcaatgaTAATCGTGCCgtgctgagtcaatttagccatgtctgtttgtatacatacttatacagcCACACACATTGAAAGTCGGGCAAGAATTAAGCAAAATTTCTAATTCTAATTTGTAatgaaaaaagatattaaactaaatttttctgtattttattacaaaaagtcCTACGGTTAGaaaccaataaaaatatatacttaagttTTCAAAGTAACGTAAAATTAACCGCATGAAACAAAAACTGCGCTAAGGCTACTTTTTCGCTTTCGCATTGAAAGTCGTACAagacgtaaaaaataaaaatatttaaaattttgcaaacaaataaattatttttagttttttgtcgCACCACCCTTTTGATTTTCTACTGCTTACAGTCTTCTTGGCATTGATTCAACCAGATTTTTGCATACATTCGAACTAATTTTGTTCCACTCCTCTTGTAAGGCATTCTTCAACTGGTCCTTCGATGTGCACATCCTATTCTGCATGCTGCGTCCTAATTCGTCCCACAAATGCTCAATAACATTAAGGTCGGGACTTTGTGCAAGACTCTTGATAACTTTTGGGCAGTTATACAACAACCAACTTCTTACATCAAGCGCCGTATGTGTTGGTTCGTTGTCCTGATAAAACTGAAAGTTGTCTTCAATACCAAGTTTTTGCAcgctttctttcaaattgtttttcaaaatcgccatatacacatgtacatatatatatgtttattcatTACGCCatctataaaatgtaaatttccaACTCCTGAAGCTGCCATAAAACCCCAGACCATCACTGAGCCACCGCCGTGCTTCACTGTTTTCCTTATATTTTTGGCTTACGCCACTCTTTATCTCTTCCATCCGCCCGACTTTCAATGTGAGTGACTGTAtgcgctcagtttttgagatatcgatctgaaaatgcACTCGtgcttttctccccaagaagctgcacatttgccGGATACGCCGATCAGAATCCAGCACTTGTAAggaaagtttttcatttgacaagatattctCATGAACTTTGACAtaaattatttccaaaataacGTTACAACCTGCGAACAAATTGTCCAattcggattactatagcatatagcttctatACAAAATGAATGATCAAAGTCAAGTCCTTGTAAGGGAAGACTTTTGTACAAGTATCTgactagatatcttcacaaTCACAATTTAACATGGACTATTGCCTTAGGCGGTGGTGCAATCTCTGAaaaaatggttcagatcggaaaactatagcgtgtagctgccatacaaactggccgatcaaactctagtacttgtatgaaaacgTTTTTACCGAAGTTAACCTATTTTATTGGCTTTTTTCTTACATCCTTTTATTCGTTCTTATAGCAACGAAAATCGTAAAAGAGAATCATAACCTCAGCAAAGATGAAATAGCCAAACTACAACAACGGTGGCGACAAGAGAGCGAATGGATGAACCAACTGCAGACGATTTACATAGTGCGTGGTCTAAACGAAATAATTGACAAGCCATTTTTAGAATATCTAACACAGCAAAACGCCTGGCTACAGCTACAGCCCATCGTCATGGAGTATTGCAATGGTGGGGATTTGCGTGCACAGCTATTGCTAGTGGAAAACACAAACGGTTTAATAGAATACGAGGTACGCGAAGTTTTACTGGCACTAcgtcatgcaattgaatttttacaCACGAAATGTCGTATCGAACACAGAGACTTGAAACCGGACAATATAGTCATACATCACATTGGCAATCGACGGTTGTACAAGGTATTTACTATATCTTTACACAGCTGTAATTCACTTAAACTGTACtaataaatgcatttataatatattcccACACAGCTCACTGATTTCGGCTTTGCACGTAGTACTAGTGAGAACACGATGCTAAAAAGCATCGTCGGTACAAGAAATTACGTTGCGCCAGAGGTTCTAGATACGGCTGAATATAAAAATACCGTTGACTACTGGTCGATGGGAGTAATTGCATTCGAATTGATCTGTGGCAATCTGCCTTTCATTCCTCATCAACAGCTATTTAATATAGTAACAAATATACgaaagaaaaaggaaaaatgtATTGCCATCACGGAGGATTTCTATGAAAATAGATATGAATTCAATGATCATATGCCATTTGAAAATCGCATGAGTACTGTATTCTTAAAATCCATCGAAGCATGGTTAAGCACAGCATTAGATCAAAACTACAGTACGCGCGGCACACGTCTGTCACCAGTGACTATGAAACGCGTATTAACATTTTATAGTGAGCTGGACTCGATTTTATCACAGAAAGTGTTGACGGTATTTTATTTGCCAACCTTAACATTTTACGCATACATAGTCACACCGGAGATGACCTTGCGCAATTTTAGAGATATTATTAAGCGAGATATTGGCATAGAGAACTTCATTTGCATTTTTCCAACCGGTCATCCACGATCTGAGCTTTCACATACTTACAAGCCACTAGATTTTTTTGTGGAAGAATGGCAAGATACACGCGATGCCAATAATCCGCCAGTGATGCTGTATATTGCGGGTATGGAAACGGCATACACTATACCTACAGCACATATtcctttatatataaaaaaatattttaatgctaaAATTGAATTGCCTGAAAGCGTTTTGAAGATTATCGAACAAAGCACACACTTTTTGCTCAGCAACGAACAACTTCAACTCGAGGCGTTTGTCTGTGGCTTAAAAGAACAAGCACTCACCATTGAACACCAAATATTCCACTATAATACTGACATTAAAGGCAACAAGTTAGAACACTACTTTCATGCGCTCACAGAAATGCATGGTCGTGTAGAACAGTTTGCCATTGGCATTGAAGCGGCGAAGAAAACGTGTAACATGCAGGTGAGTGTCAATTATTTGTAACAGctttaaaactttcaaaatcatacatataatttttagggTGAAAGATGTGCAAATTTCTTTAACGATTGGTTTGCTAAGGCGAATAAATTCAAAGCAGTTATGGCCGATTTAGAGGCACTGAAAACCAAAGTGAACAGATATTACAAGTCCGGATTGAGGCGCGCTAAAGAAATGGCGGTcaatccaattttcgatgagcTAAAAAATAAAGATGTATACAAACTGTAAGTTCTCGGTCAGGACCAACGTTTTCAATACCTCATTTATTTAATGCCTTTTCATTTGGTTTACAGTAAAGAATTTAGGCAACACCTAGGTATTATATCGAAAGAACGTTTGGAAGCCTGTAAAACTGCTGTGTACGAGTGTCTAAGCCAGAGGGAGAAAACAATTATGTGCgaacatttaaaatttgcatattccACCATAAATTCGGTGCAAAAGGAATTTGCCTTATTGCAGAGTATCGTCCACAACAGTTTAAACCAGTTAAATGAAATGCGAAACACTTTATCGCAAAGTACTGTAGAATTTCATAAAACGATGGTTGATTTGTATATAAACGGCAGTGCACACAATAACTATCTGTCACAAGATGGAGATTCGGCAACATTTGTGAATGGCACTGCTGGCTTAACGGGCAGCATTGACGAATTTTTCCAGTTCCCAGTGCAATCATTAATCGAAGAAGCTACGGTGCGAATGATGCAGTaagtttttgatttatttgtttattgtacgattctatatactgtatatatgtatatgaacttTTGGCTTCAGTGCACTTTTAAcgaattgtaatttttaataattatattactatttttttcagAATGGATATAGACGATGATGTTAACAAGAATAATGATCTCCCAGCTACCATATCTGATTAGCCGACATATTTCGTCTTTTTCAAAACGCATTGCTCCGAAAATATAAAGAGTgttattttgatattatatatattagctaAACTTGACTGATTGTgataatacatttatttgtgacacattttaaagtttatataatacgctttaaagtatataaattgTGTATAAAAGCACAGCTGCCTTGCAGTAAAAGCTAAGTAACAAAGTTTACTACCGAATTTAAGAATGTAATTTAAGATAGTCACAAAATGATTAGCACATAAGCACTTTCACAAAGCCTTACTAATTTTGTGCAACTAAACTAAAACTTAAATCAAAGTGATTTTATAAATATCTCATATTTATAAGTTATGCCATATTTGATGTCCATATGTtagaaattgaataattttgaaaaaaaaaaaccaatcaTATTTTGCATTTAAGATGCCTTTAACTTACTTAGCTTTAGTgtgatataaagttttaccaaaATCTGAAGCTGTTCCACCGCCTTTGTTTCTTGTCACTTGCAAGTGTACGAAATGttgggttacacccgaactaagcGCTTCctcatttgtatttaatattaagCCTTTTTGCATAGTAAACAATTTATATGTAACTGATCTATTTAAGATAATGTTAAAGtcaaaagttattttaaatcTGTTACAAAtagtgtatgcatatatttaagaaaaaacgttaataaaGTCTATTTGACCAAATTACTTACTCATTGAAAGttgaatatgtttaaaaataaaataaagtgttaacttcggctgcaccgaagatTTAATACCACTACTTATATCTTTATATAGATTTCGATGGGTCAGATTATAAGGCAGCTGACTTTGCAATAGtctatgcaaaaaaatattccatTAAACGATTCATAGCTGTTTGTTTTATCTAACGGTTATTGCATAGTAGCAGCTATAAAAAAAACCGGCTtggaatgtatatattttttatttaagttgtaGAGATTTCGACGAACGTAAACTTTACCTACTTTTTATAAAAGCAGATATTTTGACGTGGCGAATTTTTCGATTGCATCTTTTCAgatattaaatcaaaataagttaaagaagtatataatttatatcaaAGAAATTATAGTGTTTTTGAGCCATAAAAGggttagttttttgaaatgtaaaaataaaaaacacaaaaacttagttatttgaattttttacatacattttgcggttatgtgaaaaaagtctaaatacaaaagtaatagaattttttattatctacaaCTTAgtcatttaaacttttttccatATTAGTCGTGGTTTATTTTATCTACGGCGAACGCTATATTTACCATGTATGTACACGAGGAGGGCATACATTTTCAATGAACGTGTAAATTGTTTACGGTaacaataatttgtaaataaacaattataaaGTGCATATTCAGCAATGTCAACGGTTGACCTGAGAAAACTTCGTCTGCCACCTTGAAAGATGCAGATCAGCGAATTTGCAATTTATAAAAAGAGTTGTTCACACACTTCATATACCACAGTTCATATTTTACTGGCTGGTGTAGGTGTACAGTTCTATACGGCAGTTCACAAGCAAAATGAAACTTTGTAATCTTTTAATATTGCTAACCACTTATAGTGGCGTTGTATTGGCAGGACCTAACGTGAAAAAGGAACGCATACAATTACGTAAGTTAAAGGCattgcataatatttttattatattgtattttatttatatataccttatGTAGCGGCTTTTGTGAAAATATGtcgacgcagtgatccaaatttagACATGTGTGCACGTAATTCCTTGCTCGCTATGCGGGAGCTGCTAAATTATGGCATTCCGGAGTTATTTATACCGCCTATCACGCCATTGGTTGTGCCTGAAATTAGAATGGATCAAGATTCGGGCGCCATTTATCTGCATTccactttcaaaaatattaccgTTAACGGTTTGGCCAACTTCACGCTCAACGAGCTACATATAAATCCACAGAAAATGCGCTTGACTCTGATGCTGAGTGTGCCGAATGTAACAATGAATGCAAAGTATAAAATGAAGGGCAAAATTATGATGATGCCACTGTTGGGGGAGGGTGATTTCAAGGCGAATTTCTGTGAGTTACTTCTACAACTACATAGCGCAaacgttttttaattatttgctgTAAATGATGCTTTTTCATTTCTTCATTAGCCAATGTAGAGTTGAATACGGTGATTAGCGCCGAGCGTTACACTAAAAATAAGCGTCTTTATGCTAAGGTCAAGGATGTCAAAGTGAAGTATAAACTTGGTAAAGCAGATTTGTATTTGAGCAATCTTTTCAATGGCGATCAAGCGCTGGGTGAGCGTATGAATacatttttgaatgaaaattggGATTCGCTCTTGAATGAGCTGCGTCCTTTAATGGAGACTTCAATATCGGATATAGTGCGCGCTTCGACGGAAAAGCTATTCGATACTTATAGCTTTGAGGAGTTACTGCCCGAGTAAATGTGATAATGATATGACAATGTGACGTGTTtgaatgtttttgaaaataacaattgctatttatttataagtttcTAGATAAAAGAAATAGCTTTAAGTGCTTAATTAAGAAAAAGTTTCAATATAAGCGTAACTTTGAAGATATACTCAAGAAACTTAGTgtgaaattgtttgaaaaagctgtaaacaaaataataaaagtttatacAAATACTATATTTGCGCTgtgtttagattttttttatacttgcaatgaaaaatataaaatattgtgcacATATTGAAACACCCTATATAATAAACCATTAATTTTAAGAGcacttttgataattttattttctttaaacatttttaaatttttagctctaaacaataaaaatgataaaactaATATGCGTATATACAGAATACAAATGTCTcattaatttacaaataaatacaacaataacaaaaataataataatagcaattgAAAAAACATAATCACAGCAACCATAATTTTAGTGGCATCTTCGAGAACACATTATTCCATAAACCATGGAAAATATCGGCCAAACCCAACTCTAAATCAGGGCGCAGTTCAGCAATAACCTCTTTTGCATTTTGGTTGAGGAAATTGTTAATGGAAGCGGCTAATATCTCATTGCCGTTAAACAGGTCACTTAGATGTATACGCATCGCGCCCACATGAAACGTAACCTTCATCTCATCAATTCGAATGACTTCCTAACGGTTGTGTAACATTTACTtcgtatattaaatttacatgTTGTACAtagaaatgcattaattaccTGCGGTTCATTGCTTAAATGTATTTTAGTGTAAACAGCGGTTTTAACATCTTTCAAAGCCATACGCACATCGCCGCTACCAACCAGCGGTAAAAGTAATATATTACCCTTCAAGTTGTATTTGGCGCGTATGCGCAGTAACGGTATGTCGAGCTCAAAATTTAATAGTTTCTTGTCAAGGTCCAGACTAGACGtttaacaaaaccaaaaacaagttACGTATCGTCATataacatatgtacgtatatacctATAACGTAAGTTGTACTCACTTCGCGCGCCGTACGGTTGCATTTGAGGGCCCACGAACGATAAGATTTTGAAAGCCACCCGAAAGAACTAAGTTGCCGCTACCCTTTGATACCGATACCTGGTCTATGTGCAGTGGTTCAAAACTCTTTATACCGATTTCCGGTATGCCAGCCGCAAAAGCGGGAAAACAACCCTCAAATAGTCGTCGAAAGCATTTGTCTTCGTTGGGATTTGCGCGTTTACAGGTGTGTAGCCAATTTGCTGTTTTTGTGTagagaaagaaaatatttaattttttaacgctGTGAAATGCTGCATAACACCGCCCACAGTTTAGGTCTCATACACTTATTGAGTTCAACACTCCATCGTAAAGTACTtttttgcaataataacaaGTGTTTGTTGAAATTAGTGAAAGATACAAATGGAAAGACGCATTATTCGTCAAAACAATGCCTGCTCTCATATATAAAAATGCTCTcacatataaaatgttttttaaccgACCAAAAGTTCAAATTGGGAGAACATCTGGCGTTAAGTTCTACGTTGTTCCGACGTCAACTTAAAACGTCGATACGCGacgtaatattaaaaacaaaacaagaaaactgCAACTGCAGAAAAGTTGATTAATGCATTCCAATTACTCTTTCGTAGTTAACTCAATTGTGTTGGACAACAAActtcaatttatttcaaattctcTGTTTGTTTTCTTCGCGGTTACTTTGTGTAGACAGTTGTGTCcgtttttatagaattttcaaaatttcagtaCACGCACTTATgcttatttttgcaataaacttGTCACAACAGTTTTGTAGCCAAAGTTATTAAACTGTATTGGTGTATTTCACCAAATTTAACGCAACtcacaataaatttgtatgtttatacaataataatattcttaCGTCTTTCTTGCAACTGCGGcgcattatttataatttcgcGTGTGTAAGTGGCAGCTGTCTGCGCTAGACAGAAAGCGCTGAAGATGCTTAAACTGTATTGAATTTTCCAATTAACGCTTTGCTGTGGCATTTTATCTTAACGGTTTTGTATACTACACTGCCAGCACTTtaacttaaacttttttaatattcttgtgCAACGTTATTTTTAACAGAATATGTACTTTTCGCCTTCGCTGCCAAGGTATGCGCCTTAAAGAGTAGTTATACGATTGCGTTTGTCTATTCGAACCCGCCCATAACCGTTAAGTCCGACGTTTCGCACTGAAATGAGGCGCTGCTATGTTGGACACTTCAGTACAAGTCTTCGCCGCGGCAAACAAAAATTACTTGTCCAAAATGTGGATAAAtattcggttttttatttttaacttttcactTGCCTAGTGTGGCTGTAGCCAAATAGCAGTTAATGATATCACGGCTGCAAGTGATCCATGCAATTTCTGCCATTTACTCATTTCCACTCCATACTGATGGCATCGTATGTAACAAAAAACAAGTCTTAAAGTATCCGGTATTACGtacacataagtatatgtatgtacataacattTGTCTGGCTGTTTAACCACTTTCGGTCTTTACAAAAGTTGCAGTTATTCGGGCTTTAgttaaagatttttttcttgttttcacttGCACAAGCATTTCCTTGGCTTGCCtctctacatacatattatatcgGGGATATTTCTGGTTTAACAAATTGTTGGAAAATTCACAATTGTATAATGACTGTATCTGGAATGCCACACTGCCCCAAAACTGctttacaatatacatatgtatgtatatactcttaggCATGCGTTAGCTTTATAAGAAACGCCTACATTCTGTGTGCCTCAAGTTGCGCTTGAGTGTAGAATATATTTCGTTATAATATCTGATTATTGTTCTCTCCCCCACAATTTaccatttttcattaaattaatatttactatatttcattttagtatatataataataataataataattaattacatactTCCGTCAACAGTGCACTGCGAGCTCAGCAGCTTCTTTCCACTTTGGAAATCCGTGAAATCAAAGCTTAAAtacaggttggttaaaaagtttctgcgtttgaaataaaaaaatactgtttttgctacgaaatatatattttttattcaatattatatcccttacttcaatacacttattctaaTGATGCTCTAATAATTTCATGTTAtctctataatgactttccgaaagctctgcaaaatatccgtctacggctgtaatagctccTTCATTCGACGGAAAGCGCTTTCCACGAataaattgtttcaggtttctgaagataTAGTCAGAttgattattttacttttctgcagataatcaatcaacaaaatttatttggcataccaaaaaactgatgccataaccttctttgctgatcgttgtgacttcacctgctttgtagctgaacaaccagcttcagtccgcTGTAAAAGTTCttatttcaatttaggatcatggtggtagatccaagtctcatccatagttacaaaacgacgcaagaaatcgattttattctgcttaaaacgctccaaattaagttgagaaatttattttcgatccagtttttgttgaattgctaACGTGTGCgccactaactttccaaacagctttttcttATGTAGTTCTCCGGTGCGTTTTGGAgttgaggactccttatacacttctgaCAATTGTTCCtaaatttcttttgcttttaaattttcaaaacaaggaatttaatcactgcgcgatattaaatttttcccatattaaaaaaaaatctctgacacgtcaactttaaatggcttgtaaacaaagaattaattgacagaattaAAAGTCAGAATGTCCGTATCATCAGCTAACGTGGCATCGttgctcttttttatttttttaaatgttgctgGAAACCTGGAGACCGTATAGGTCAACGGTTAGCACTATGATTTTTTATGTCCgggaaatattcatatttttagtgaaatattGTGCTGATGCGAAATTATGCTACGTCGaatgatacaaaaatttatatagaaaaaattatttataccaattttttaaactttaaaggcAAACAACTCAATGCAACTGCCTttaaacaatatatatgtaa
It contains:
- the Jhbp4 gene encoding circadian clock-controlled protein daywake, encoding MPQQSVNWKIQYSLSIFSAFCLAQTAATYTREIINNAPQLQERPNWLHTCKRANPNEDKCFRRLFEGCFPAFAAGIPEIGIKSFEPLHIDQVSVSKGSGNLVLSGGFQNLIVRGPSNATVRRANLDLDKKLLNFELDIPLLRIRAKYNLKGNILLLPLVGSGDVRMALKDVKTAVYTKIHLSNEPQEVIRIDEMKVTFHVGAMRIHLSDLFNGNEILAASINNFLNQNAKEVIAELRPDLELGLADIFHGLWNNVFSKMPLKLWLL
- the Jhbp5 gene encoding protein takeout; translated protein: MKLCNLLILLTTYSGVVLAGPNVKKERIQLPAFVKICRRSDPNLDMCARNSLLAMRELLNYGIPELFIPPITPLVVPEIRMDQDSGAIYLHSTFKNITVNGLANFTLNELHINPQKMRLTLMLSVPNVTMNAKYKMKGKIMMMPLLGEGDFKANFSNVELNTVISAERYTKNKRLYAKVKDVKVKYKLGKADLYLSNLFNGDQALGERMNTFLNENWDSLLNELRPLMETSISDIVRASTEKLFDTYSFEELLPE
- the IKKbeta gene encoding inhibitor of nuclear factor kappa-B kinase subunit beta; translated protein: MNNTMGSFGQWQFKRQLGRGGFGNVHYWRNGETGEEIATKIVKENHNLSKDEIAKLQQRWRQESEWMNQLQTIYIVRGLNEIIDKPFLEYLTQQNAWLQLQPIVMEYCNGGDLRAQLLLVENTNGLIEYEVREVLLALRHAIEFLHTKCRIEHRDLKPDNIVIHHIGNRRLYKLTDFGFARSTSENTMLKSIVGTRNYVAPEVLDTAEYKNTVDYWSMGVIAFELICGNLPFIPHQQLFNIVTNIRKKKEKCIAITEDFYENRYEFNDHMPFENRMSTVFLKSIEAWLSTALDQNYSTRGTRLSPVTMKRVLTFYSELDSILSQKVLTVFYLPTLTFYAYIVTPEMTLRNFRDIIKRDIGIENFICIFPTGHPRSELSHTYKPLDFFVEEWQDTRDANNPPVMLYIAGMETAYTIPTAHIPLYIKKYFNAKIELPESVLKIIEQSTHFLLSNEQLQLEAFVCGLKEQALTIEHQIFHYNTDIKGNKLEHYFHALTEMHGRVEQFAIGIEAAKKTCNMQGERCANFFNDWFAKANKFKAVMADLEALKTKVNRYYKSGLRRAKEMAVNPIFDELKNKDVYKLKEFRQHLGIISKERLEACKTAVYECLSQREKTIMCEHLKFAYSTINSVQKEFALLQSIVHNSLNQLNEMRNTLSQSTVEFHKTMVDLYINGSAHNNYLSQDGDSATFVNGTAGLTGSIDEFFQFPVQSLIEEATVRMMQMDIDDDVNKNNDLPATISD